A genomic stretch from Pararhizobium sp. IMCC21322 includes:
- a CDS encoding virulence factor: MAQKTIVYWKDIPTQIIVKAGRKAAKRELPEYFIQSVDQCAMRLGAKDSDAYLEEWRRGSPEEVSGDLEAEADQALEAMIAAYPKTRLKALIDAGGVDHGTGDS, encoded by the coding sequence ATGGCACAGAAGACCATCGTCTATTGGAAAGATATCCCAACGCAGATCATCGTTAAGGCCGGACGTAAGGCTGCCAAACGGGAATTGCCGGAATATTTCATTCAATCGGTGGACCAATGTGCCATGCGGCTTGGGGCCAAAGACAGCGATGCCTATCTGGAAGAATGGCGACGCGGTTCGCCGGAAGAGGTATCAGGCGATCTGGAAGCTGAAGCGGATCAGGCATTGGAAGCCATGATTGCAGCTTATCCCAAAACGCGGCTCAAGGCTTTGATTGATGCTGGAGGCGTTGACCATGGAACTGGCGATAGCTAA
- a CDS encoding DUF1638 domain-containing protein, with the protein MSLPSDHVLTEQGFGESQNGSVLLIGCGALAREILALKAANSWNHMVLRCLPAKLHLYPEKITPAVREAIHKGREDGFATIYILYADCGTGGHLDSLCAEEGVERIAGPHCYSFFDGNEAFAERADDEMRSFYLTDFLVKQFDAFVWRPMGLDRHPELRDMYFGNYEKLIYLAQTNNPELDAKAALCAERLGLVYERRSTGYGDLEISMKSLAVDPLSP; encoded by the coding sequence ATGTCTCTTCCAAGTGATCATGTTCTAACTGAACAAGGATTTGGTGAAAGCCAGAACGGATCCGTTCTTTTGATCGGTTGCGGCGCCTTGGCGCGTGAAATTCTGGCACTCAAAGCGGCAAACTCCTGGAATCATATGGTTCTGCGTTGTCTGCCTGCAAAGCTGCATCTTTACCCGGAAAAGATTACACCTGCTGTTCGCGAAGCGATTCACAAAGGACGTGAGGATGGGTTTGCAACCATCTACATCCTGTATGCTGATTGCGGCACCGGGGGCCATCTGGATTCTCTGTGTGCTGAAGAAGGTGTGGAACGCATTGCAGGGCCACATTGCTATTCCTTCTTTGACGGAAATGAAGCATTTGCTGAACGGGCCGATGACGAAATGCGGTCATTTTACCTGACCGACTTTCTGGTGAAACAGTTTGACGCCTTTGTCTGGCGGCCAATGGGGCTGGATAGGCATCCCGAATTAAGAGATATGTATTTTGGCAATTATGAGAAGCTGATTTATCTGGCTCAAACGAATAATCCCGAGCTTGATGCAAAGGCAGCCCTTTGCGCAGAGCGGCTTGGGCTTGTCTATGAGCGACGTTCAACAGGCTATGGTGATTTGGAAATTTCCATGAAAAGCCTTGCTGTTGATCCTTTGAGCCCCTAA
- a CDS encoding B12-binding domain-containing protein codes for MSDDDDIILSELNDDELVLQMHDDLYDGLKEEIAEGVNILLERKWTPYDVLTKALVEGMRIVGIDFRDGILFVPEVLLAANAMKQGMGILRPLLTETGAPKVGTMVIGTVKGDIHDIGKNLVGMMMEGAGFEVFDLGINNPVEDYLAAIEEHKPDILGMSALLTTTMPYMKVVIDTMKEMGIRDKHIVLVGGAPLNEEFGLAIGADAYCRDAAVAVETAKEWMARKHNQMASA; via the coding sequence ATGTCCGATGATGATGACATCATTCTATCTGAGTTGAATGACGACGAACTCGTTCTTCAAATGCATGACGATTTGTATGACGGGCTGAAAGAAGAAATTGCTGAAGGTGTGAACATTCTGCTGGAGCGGAAGTGGACACCTTACGACGTTCTCACCAAAGCCCTGGTTGAAGGTATGCGCATCGTCGGTATCGATTTCCGCGATGGAATTCTGTTTGTTCCCGAAGTTCTTCTGGCTGCCAATGCCATGAAGCAAGGCATGGGTATATTGCGCCCCCTGCTGACGGAAACGGGCGCACCCAAGGTCGGCACTATGGTGATTGGCACCGTAAAGGGCGACATTCACGATATTGGCAAGAATCTTGTTGGCATGATGATGGAAGGTGCCGGTTTTGAAGTTTTCGATCTGGGCATCAACAATCCTGTAGAGGATTATCTGGCGGCGATCGAAGAGCATAAGCCGGACATTCTCGGCATGTCTGCTCTGCTGACCACAACAATGCCCTATATGAAGGTCGTGATTGATACGATGAAAGAAATGGGCATTCGCGATAAGCACATCGTCCTTGTTGGTGGTGCGCCGCTGAATGAGGAATTCGGTTTGGCCATCGGTGCTGATGCCTATTGTCGCGACGCAGCTGTTGCTGTTGAGACTGCGAAAGAGTGGATGGCACGCAAGCACAATCAGATGGCCAGCGCCTAA